From a single Coregonus clupeaformis isolate EN_2021a unplaced genomic scaffold, ASM2061545v1 scaf1036, whole genome shotgun sequence genomic region:
- the LOC121556379 gene encoding probable protein BRICK1, with protein MSGQDDPVQREIHQDWANREYIEVNSFDMSCRSRLATLNEKLTALERRIEYIEARVTKGETLT; from the coding sequence ATGTCCGGCCAGGATGACCCAGTTCAAAGAGAAATCCACCAGGATTGGGCAAATCGCGAGTATATAGAAGTGAATTCATTTGATATGTCCTGTCGGTCCCGGTTAGCCACTCTTAATGAGAAGCTAACTGCCTTGGAGAGGAGGATTGAATACATTGAGGCAAGGGTTACTAAAGGCGAAACCTTGACCTag